Proteins from a genomic interval of Amycolatopsis sp. cg13:
- a CDS encoding MFS transporter: MSVQGRIAPAEAATKRRGKVLAAAIAAQSLEYYDFLIYGTAASLVFNHAFFPSTSAAAGVLAAFATFAVGFAGRPVGAAVFGHIGDRFGRKPALVASTLSMAVATTLVGLLPTFSSIGALAPVLLVILRVAQGIAVGGVWGGSTLLAVEHAPPNRRGLHGSLPQLGIFAGMVLGTLVFVVLSGALTADQFAAWGWRIPFLLGIVMIPVVFYIHRFLEDSPDFRAVEEKLAAAPKRSSVVQVLRRPKNLLLVVFIFLPATIMFYATVTGLLDYGVRELKIAKGTMLTAVMFSMIATGVSTVLCGRLSDTVGRRPVYAGGVVLAGIWGFALFPLADTRNFWAILLAIVVGQISVGAMFGPGVTMFAEMFPPSVRFSGASMGYQLANIIGGGLAPFVMAALIAATHTTLSVSVYILVACLISLVPLALLGRRALTPATAEG; this comes from the coding sequence ATGAGCGTACAAGGACGTATCGCACCGGCTGAGGCGGCGACGAAACGCCGCGGGAAAGTGCTGGCGGCCGCCATCGCGGCGCAGTCTCTGGAGTACTACGACTTCTTGATCTACGGAACCGCGGCCTCGCTGGTCTTCAACCACGCGTTCTTCCCGTCGACGAGTGCGGCGGCCGGGGTGCTCGCCGCGTTCGCGACGTTCGCGGTCGGGTTCGCGGGCCGCCCGGTGGGCGCGGCTGTCTTCGGGCACATCGGCGACCGGTTCGGGCGCAAACCCGCGCTCGTGGCGTCGACGCTGTCCATGGCGGTGGCGACCACGTTGGTGGGGCTGCTGCCGACGTTCTCCTCGATCGGCGCGCTGGCCCCGGTGCTGCTGGTGATCCTGCGCGTCGCGCAAGGGATCGCGGTCGGCGGGGTGTGGGGCGGGTCGACCCTGCTCGCGGTCGAGCACGCTCCGCCGAACCGCCGGGGGCTGCACGGCTCGCTGCCGCAACTGGGCATCTTCGCCGGGATGGTGCTCGGCACCCTGGTCTTCGTCGTGCTGTCCGGTGCGCTCACCGCGGACCAGTTCGCCGCGTGGGGCTGGCGGATTCCGTTCCTGCTCGGGATCGTGATGATCCCGGTCGTGTTCTACATCCACCGCTTCCTCGAAGACTCTCCCGATTTCCGGGCGGTGGAGGAGAAACTCGCCGCGGCGCCGAAGCGCTCGTCGGTCGTGCAGGTGCTGCGCCGGCCGAAGAATCTGCTCCTGGTCGTGTTCATCTTCCTGCCCGCGACGATCATGTTCTACGCGACCGTGACCGGCCTGCTGGACTACGGCGTGCGGGAGCTGAAGATCGCCAAGGGCACCATGCTCACGGCGGTGATGTTCTCGATGATCGCGACCGGGGTGAGCACGGTGCTGTGCGGGCGGCTGTCGGACACCGTCGGCAGGCGTCCGGTGTACGCCGGCGGCGTGGTGCTCGCGGGAATCTGGGGCTTCGCGCTCTTCCCGCTGGCCGACACCCGGAACTTCTGGGCGATCCTGCTGGCGATCGTGGTCGGGCAGATCTCGGTCGGCGCGATGTTCGGCCCCGGCGTCACGATGTTCGCCGAGATGTTCCCGCCGTCCGTGCGGTTCTCCGGCGCGTCGATGGGGTACCAGCTCGCCAACATCATCGGCGGGGGACTGGCCCCGTTCGTGATGGCGGCGCTGATCGCCGCGACGCACACGACGCTGTCCGTGTCGGTCTACATCCTCGTGGCCTGCCTGATCAGCCTGGTCCCGCTCGCGCTGCTGGGCCGCCGGGCCTTGACGCCGGCCACGGCCGAAGGATAA
- a CDS encoding aldehyde dehydrogenase, with translation MIDVVNPATEEVIGSIVDSDAATVDAAVSAASAALGPWSALSPATRAGYLRALADEFEKRSDEISELVTRQNGTPISITRTMQSQVPVCYRYFASLAEELSVEEHVTTASGDAIVLREPVGVVAAITPWNGPQPLIAWKLGPALAAGCTAVIKPAPETSLDAFVFAEIVAAAGIPEGVVNIVTGGRETGAALVAHPGVHKVAFTGSTVAGKAIAAECAKQLKHVTLELGGKSAGILLDDVDLDAFRPLVLSACSPNTGQTCRALTRVLAPASRYDEVVDLLAATMTGIPQGDPLDPTVFFGPLVNATQRERVESYIELGKAEGAEMVIGGGRPFERGYYVAPTIFRGVTNDMRIAREEIFGPVLTVMPYRTVDEAVAIANDSEYGLGGGVFSPDRERATAVARRIVTGSVGVNTSTLPIETPFGGVKNSGIGRELGPQSVDAYLEYKTIFRA, from the coding sequence ATGATCGACGTCGTCAACCCGGCCACGGAAGAGGTGATCGGGTCCATTGTGGACAGCGACGCGGCGACCGTCGACGCCGCCGTGTCCGCCGCCAGCGCAGCCCTCGGCCCCTGGTCGGCTCTGTCGCCCGCCACGCGTGCCGGGTACTTGCGCGCGTTGGCGGACGAGTTCGAGAAGCGGTCCGACGAGATCTCGGAACTGGTCACGCGGCAGAACGGCACGCCGATCAGCATCACCCGCACGATGCAGAGCCAAGTGCCGGTCTGCTACCGGTATTTCGCTTCGCTGGCGGAAGAACTCTCGGTCGAGGAACACGTCACGACAGCGAGCGGCGACGCGATCGTGCTGCGCGAACCGGTCGGCGTGGTCGCGGCCATCACCCCGTGGAACGGCCCGCAGCCGCTCATCGCGTGGAAGCTCGGCCCCGCGCTGGCGGCCGGCTGCACCGCAGTGATCAAACCGGCGCCAGAGACGTCGCTCGATGCGTTCGTTTTCGCGGAAATCGTTGCCGCGGCGGGAATTCCCGAAGGCGTGGTGAACATCGTGACTGGCGGGCGCGAGACCGGCGCGGCGCTGGTCGCGCATCCCGGCGTGCACAAGGTGGCCTTCACCGGTTCGACCGTGGCGGGCAAAGCGATCGCCGCTGAGTGCGCGAAGCAGTTGAAGCACGTCACGCTGGAGCTGGGCGGCAAATCGGCGGGCATCCTGCTCGACGACGTCGATCTCGACGCGTTCCGGCCGCTGGTGCTGTCCGCCTGCTCGCCGAACACCGGGCAGACCTGCCGGGCGCTGACCCGGGTGCTGGCTCCGGCGTCGCGCTACGACGAGGTCGTGGACCTGCTCGCGGCGACAATGACCGGTATTCCGCAAGGAGATCCGCTCGACCCGACGGTGTTCTTCGGCCCGCTGGTGAACGCGACGCAGCGGGAACGAGTGGAGTCCTACATCGAACTCGGCAAGGCGGAGGGTGCCGAGATGGTGATCGGCGGCGGCCGCCCGTTCGAGCGCGGCTACTACGTCGCGCCGACGATCTTCCGCGGCGTCACGAACGACATGCGCATCGCCCGCGAGGAAATCTTCGGTCCGGTACTCACCGTGATGCCGTACCGGACAGTGGACGAAGCCGTCGCCATCGCGAACGACTCGGAGTACGGCCTCGGCGGCGGAGTGTTCTCCCCGGATCGCGAGCGCGCGACGGCGGTGGCTCGCCGGATTGTGACCGGGAGCGTCGGAGTGAACACCTCGACCCTGCCGATCGAGACGCCGTTCGGCGGGGTGAAGAACAGCGGGATCGGCCGGGAACTGGGGCCGCAGAGCGTGGACGCGTACCTGGAGTACAAGACGATTTTCCGGGCGTAG